In Streptomyces sp. SLBN-118, the following are encoded in one genomic region:
- a CDS encoding phosphopantetheine-binding protein, whose protein sequence is MTSDPIAEQILAEITAMLVETVGDEFLLADEVTPDTTFNEDLALESIEFVALAELLHQRYGAAVDLIAFLAEKDMEEILAMTVGDLVSHIAGTPAPACATAAAPTVAGAPAPAPAG, encoded by the coding sequence ATGACATCCGACCCCATCGCCGAACAGATACTCGCCGAGATCACCGCCATGCTCGTCGAGACCGTCGGCGACGAGTTCCTCCTCGCCGACGAGGTCACGCCGGACACCACCTTCAACGAGGACCTGGCGCTGGAGAGCATCGAGTTCGTCGCCCTCGCCGAACTGCTCCACCAGCGCTACGGGGCAGCCGTGGACCTGATCGCCTTCCTGGCCGAGAAGGACATGGAGGAGATCCTGGCGATGACGGTCGGCGACCTCGTCTCACACATCGCCGGGACACCCGCCCCGGCCTGCGCCACGGCCGCCGCTCCGACTGTCGCCGGGGCTCCTGCTCCGGCCCCGGCCGGCTGA
- a CDS encoding alpha/beta fold hydrolase, which translates to MAEIIANSLRFHVQRLPRADTGGEAGARVVFLHGLVVDNLSSFYCTLAVPAARAGHDVVLYDLRGHGRTERPASGYDTATAVRDLTALLGALGLDEHPVHLVGNSFGGTLALHTALARPDLVAGLILIEAPLSGPWIENMLDTLSVAALDLEGSQVPRELASLGARKAARLTATADELLNRTTLIDDIAAGRPFAARDFARVRCPVLAVCGEHSELAAGARELARHAPDCTVRVVPGLGHDVLQGGTAELQRAVLDRLAEAVRRQPEAVTV; encoded by the coding sequence ATGGCCGAGATCATCGCCAACTCCCTCCGCTTCCACGTCCAGCGGCTGCCCAGGGCGGACACGGGAGGTGAGGCGGGAGCAAGGGTCGTCTTCCTCCACGGCCTGGTCGTCGACAACCTCTCCAGCTTCTACTGCACGCTCGCCGTCCCGGCCGCCCGGGCCGGTCACGATGTCGTCCTGTACGACCTGCGCGGCCACGGCCGCACCGAGCGTCCCGCCAGCGGATACGACACCGCCACCGCTGTGCGTGACCTGACCGCCCTGCTCGGGGCCCTCGGTCTCGACGAGCACCCCGTCCATCTCGTCGGCAACAGCTTCGGCGGAACCCTCGCACTGCACACCGCACTCGCGCGCCCCGATCTCGTCGCCGGACTCATCCTGATCGAGGCCCCGCTGAGCGGTCCCTGGATCGAGAACATGCTCGACACACTGTCCGTCGCCGCCCTCGACCTCGAAGGCAGCCAGGTACCGCGGGAACTCGCCTCGCTCGGAGCGCGCAAGGCCGCCCGGCTGACTGCCACGGCCGACGAACTTCTCAACCGCACCACCCTGATCGACGACATCGCGGCGGGGCGGCCATTCGCCGCCCGGGACTTCGCCCGGGTGCGCTGCCCGGTGCTCGCCGTCTGCGGAGAGCACTCAGAACTCGCCGCCGGTGCCCGGGAGTTGGCCCGCCACGCGCCCGACTGCACCGTCCGAGTCGTGCCGGGCCTGGGCCACGACGTACTTCAGGGCGGTACCGCCGAGTTGCAGCGGGCCGTACTGGACCGGCTGGCAGAGGCCGTTCGGCGGCAGCCCGAGGCGGTGACGGTATGA
- a CDS encoding beta-ketoacyl synthase N-terminal-like domain-containing protein produces the protein MAEERRGPGPTDAAIIGMGAVFPGAADLAAYRRNLFAGTDAISDVPPGRWDPEVYYDPDGTEGPVRSDHFYCRRGGFIDELTAFEPTRFGIMPAAVAGAEPDQLLALRVIAEAVADAGGEERLPADRSRIGVILGRGGFMGVATARLDQRVRTAHQLAATLRELAPELGEKRITELREAFQAGLGPERPEASIGLVPSFTAARTANRLDFRGPAYTIDAACASSLLAVEQGAGLLAGGSCDLVVAGAVHHCHIATLWSVFTQLRALSPSQCIRPFDRRADGTLLSEGTGVVLLKRLADAERDGDRVYAVVRGAGVAGDGRAASLMSPLVDGQVRALRQAWQRAGLDPLAPGALGLLEAHGTGTPIGDEAELTTLAKVFGPRTPGAEPVAMGSVKSMLGHTMQASGMAGLIKAVLAVHDGTLPPTLHLQEPHEGFAGTRMRPVTQAEPWHRGRLPRRAGVNAFGFGGINAHVVLEEAPGARTPGGRAVSGAAAPAACMTLLAGGSPAELGRLVEALPVFGPQGLLPVPEGPCRLAVLGLTPKRRALAAAVVARGKPWRGRGGVWFTPSPLLAREGRVAFVFPGLEPDFTPHIDDVADRFGLPRPALTDGRTLVERALDAIAVGRLFARVLPELDIQADLFAGHSLGEWTAMVVAGMYPQQAVDTFLGSLRPGDLDVPDLVYAALGCGARQAAAALHGLSGVAVSHDNCPHQSVLCGEPRPVSEALGRLAAQGVLTQELPFRSGFHTPMWAPYLDQVRGAFAALPLRPPTVPVWSATTVAAYPGAEDDVRDVVLRHLLEPVRFRELTTRLYGEGVRAFVQMGPGSLPGFVADTLHGRDHLALSAGAVRGVSGVEQLRRLAAALWTEGLNPRWDRLATSEPDSPAQPAATGVRLDLGSPLVSLGAAAPSLRPADPPRISGTDPAGVLSALDAVAGETQDAVRAVTDAWRAKSVRPAEVAPCTFRRRLSLGTMPYVRDHCVYLQPDPWPEPSDRFPVVPMTTLLELAADAARTAVPGRVVTGFEDVRALRWLPVDPPVDAEFTVTPGTGAGRVRVEIGGCASVIVVLADRHAAPPAPDLSTLTRASMPPVSARALYRDRWMFHGPAFAGVHEVTAVADDGIRGVLRALPAPGALLDAAGQLLGHWMQVRLTADRLVFPASLERVSLYGPAPRDGALLRAVARIRSVRPDSVLGDVELTAGDGTVWARLEGWTYRRFAADERVWPMKFTPEICAIGEPQPGGWCLARRRWTDPASQELVMRRYLGAAERAAYEQRPPRARAPWLLGRIAAKDAVRQLLWDAGAGPLFPVEVQVGNDASGRPRAEGPLAAGLQLSLAHKDRLAVAYAHPSQAVGIDIETVTDDPEALSRIALTPDERELAAQFAAREGCGRAQALTALWCAKEAAAKAEGTGLGGRLRQWTVTDGPSGLRVLSPEDRSHAVRISTVDDLPGQDSCPATHVVARTLPPTPDPAGGRP, from the coding sequence ATGGCTGAGGAGCGTCGCGGTCCCGGGCCGACCGACGCCGCGATCATCGGCATGGGCGCCGTCTTCCCCGGAGCCGCCGACCTCGCCGCGTACAGGCGCAATCTCTTCGCGGGCACGGACGCCATCAGCGACGTACCGCCCGGCCGCTGGGACCCCGAGGTCTACTACGACCCCGACGGCACCGAAGGACCCGTCCGCAGCGACCACTTCTACTGCCGGCGCGGCGGCTTCATCGACGAGCTCACCGCCTTCGAGCCGACCCGTTTCGGCATCATGCCCGCCGCCGTGGCGGGCGCGGAGCCCGATCAGCTGCTCGCCCTGCGGGTCATCGCCGAGGCCGTGGCCGATGCCGGGGGCGAGGAACGGCTGCCCGCCGACCGGTCCCGAATCGGCGTCATCCTCGGACGTGGCGGCTTCATGGGCGTCGCGACCGCGCGCCTCGACCAGCGGGTGCGCACCGCCCACCAGCTCGCGGCGACACTGCGCGAACTCGCCCCCGAACTCGGCGAGAAGCGCATCACCGAGTTACGCGAAGCCTTCCAGGCCGGGCTGGGTCCCGAGCGGCCCGAGGCGTCCATCGGTCTCGTACCCAGCTTCACCGCCGCCAGGACCGCCAACCGTCTCGACTTCCGCGGCCCCGCGTACACCATCGACGCAGCCTGTGCCTCCTCGCTGCTCGCCGTCGAGCAGGGCGCCGGTCTGCTGGCCGGCGGCAGTTGTGACCTGGTGGTCGCCGGGGCCGTGCACCACTGTCATATCGCCACGCTCTGGAGCGTCTTCACCCAGCTCCGGGCGCTCAGCCCGAGTCAGTGCATCCGTCCTTTCGACCGCCGCGCCGACGGCACGCTGCTGTCGGAGGGCACCGGCGTCGTCCTGCTCAAGCGCCTGGCGGACGCCGAACGCGACGGCGACCGCGTCTATGCCGTCGTACGGGGGGCCGGCGTCGCCGGCGACGGCCGCGCCGCCAGCCTCATGAGCCCCCTGGTGGACGGCCAGGTGCGTGCCCTGCGCCAGGCATGGCAACGGGCGGGGCTCGATCCCCTCGCACCAGGGGCGCTCGGGCTGCTGGAGGCGCACGGCACCGGGACACCCATCGGCGACGAGGCCGAACTCACCACCCTGGCCAAGGTCTTCGGCCCGCGCACGCCCGGGGCGGAACCGGTCGCCATGGGGTCCGTGAAGTCGATGCTCGGCCACACGATGCAGGCCTCCGGAATGGCCGGGCTGATCAAGGCCGTACTCGCCGTGCACGACGGGACGCTGCCCCCGACTCTGCATCTCCAGGAGCCGCACGAGGGCTTCGCGGGCACGCGCATGCGCCCGGTGACGCAGGCGGAGCCGTGGCACCGCGGACGTCTGCCGCGACGGGCAGGTGTGAACGCCTTCGGTTTCGGAGGGATCAACGCGCATGTGGTGCTGGAAGAGGCGCCGGGGGCCCGCACCCCGGGCGGGCGGGCGGTGTCGGGCGCCGCCGCGCCCGCCGCTTGTATGACGCTGCTGGCAGGGGGCTCACCCGCGGAACTCGGCCGTCTTGTGGAGGCGCTGCCGGTCTTTGGACCACAGGGATTGCTGCCTGTGCCCGAAGGACCCTGTCGCCTCGCCGTGCTGGGACTGACACCCAAGCGCCGGGCTCTGGCAGCGGCGGTAGTCGCCCGCGGAAAGCCGTGGCGCGGGCGCGGCGGCGTGTGGTTCACGCCCAGCCCGCTGCTCGCGCGCGAGGGCCGGGTGGCATTCGTCTTCCCCGGCCTGGAACCGGACTTCACGCCGCACATCGATGATGTCGCCGACCGGTTCGGGCTTCCCCGGCCCGCGCTGACCGACGGGAGAACGCTGGTGGAACGGGCGCTGGACGCCATCGCCGTCGGCCGCCTCTTCGCCCGGGTGCTGCCCGAACTGGACATCCAGGCCGACCTGTTCGCCGGGCACAGCCTCGGCGAGTGGACGGCCATGGTCGTCGCCGGGATGTATCCGCAGCAGGCAGTCGACACCTTCCTTGGCTCGCTGCGGCCGGGCGATCTCGACGTCCCCGATCTGGTGTACGCGGCGCTGGGCTGCGGGGCGCGGCAGGCGGCCGCCGCCCTGCACGGGCTGAGCGGTGTAGCCGTCAGCCACGACAACTGCCCCCACCAGTCGGTGCTGTGCGGCGAGCCGCGCCCCGTGTCGGAGGCGCTGGGCCGACTGGCCGCTCAGGGCGTACTCACCCAGGAGCTGCCCTTCCGGTCGGGCTTCCATACGCCCATGTGGGCGCCGTACCTCGACCAGGTGCGCGGCGCGTTCGCCGCACTGCCGCTGCGGCCACCGACCGTGCCGGTCTGGTCGGCGACCACGGTGGCCGCCTATCCGGGCGCCGAGGACGACGTGCGGGACGTGGTGCTCCGCCATCTGCTGGAGCCGGTGCGTTTCAGGGAGTTGACGACACGGCTGTACGGGGAGGGAGTGCGCGCCTTCGTGCAAATGGGACCGGGCAGCCTTCCCGGCTTCGTGGCGGACACCCTGCACGGCCGGGACCACCTCGCCCTCTCCGCGGGCGCGGTGCGCGGCGTGAGCGGTGTCGAGCAACTGCGCCGCCTGGCCGCTGCGTTGTGGACGGAGGGGCTGAACCCCCGCTGGGACCGGCTGGCGACGAGCGAGCCGGACAGTCCGGCACAACCGGCGGCGACGGGCGTCCGGCTCGACCTCGGCTCACCGCTGGTGAGCCTGGGCGCCGCCGCGCCCTCGCTCCGTCCGGCCGACCCTCCCCGGATCTCCGGCACGGACCCCGCGGGAGTGCTGTCGGCCCTCGATGCGGTAGCCGGCGAGACGCAGGACGCGGTGCGTGCCGTCACCGACGCCTGGCGTGCGAAAAGCGTCCGGCCGGCCGAAGTCGCACCGTGCACCTTCCGGCGACGGCTCTCCCTCGGCACCATGCCGTACGTCCGCGACCACTGCGTCTATCTCCAGCCCGACCCCTGGCCCGAGCCGTCGGACCGCTTCCCCGTCGTCCCCATGACGACCCTGCTGGAACTGGCCGCCGATGCCGCACGCACCGCGGTTCCCGGACGGGTGGTGACCGGTTTCGAGGACGTACGAGCCCTGCGCTGGCTGCCCGTCGATCCGCCCGTCGACGCCGAGTTCACCGTGACCCCCGGCACCGGGGCAGGCCGGGTACGGGTGGAGATCGGCGGCTGCGCGAGTGTCATCGTCGTACTCGCCGACCGCCACGCCGCGCCGCCCGCCCCCGATCTCTCGACGCTGACCCGCGCATCGATGCCTCCCGTCAGCGCCCGGGCCCTCTACCGCGACCGGTGGATGTTCCACGGTCCGGCTTTCGCCGGGGTCCACGAGGTGACCGCCGTCGCCGACGACGGCATCCGCGGGGTGCTGCGGGCGCTGCCCGCCCCGGGCGCGCTGCTGGACGCCGCGGGACAACTGCTCGGCCACTGGATGCAGGTGAGACTGACCGCCGACCGGCTGGTCTTCCCCGCCTCGCTGGAGCGGGTGAGCCTGTACGGGCCCGCACCGCGCGACGGAGCGCTCCTGCGCGCCGTCGCCCGTATCCGGTCTGTTCGGCCCGACTCCGTCCTGGGCGATGTGGAACTCACAGCCGGAGACGGAACGGTGTGGGCCCGGCTCGAAGGTTGGACGTACCGGCGCTTCGCCGCCGACGAGCGGGTGTGGCCGATGAAGTTCACCCCGGAGATCTGCGCGATCGGCGAGCCGCAGCCCGGCGGCTGGTGCCTGGCCCGGCGGCGGTGGACCGACCCCGCATCCCAGGAGCTGGTGATGCGGCGCTATCTGGGCGCCGCCGAGCGTGCCGCGTACGAGCAACGCCCGCCGCGCGCCCGCGCGCCCTGGTTGCTCGGGCGGATCGCCGCCAAGGACGCCGTACGCCAGCTTCTGTGGGACGCCGGCGCGGGGCCCCTCTTCCCGGTGGAGGTGCAGGTGGGCAACGACGCGTCGGGTCGTCCCCGCGCCGAGGGTCCGCTCGCCGCCGGACTGCAACTCTCACTCGCGCACAAGGACCGGCTGGCGGTCGCGTACGCCCATCCCTCGCAAGCCGTAGGGATCGACATCGAGACCGTCACCGATGACCCGGAGGCACTGAGCCGCATCGCGCTCACCCCCGACGAGCGGGAACTCGCCGCGCAGTTCGCCGCACGGGAAGGGTGCGGCCGGGCGCAGGCGCTCACCGCGCTGTGGTGCGCCAAGGAGGCCGCGGCCAAGGCCGAGGGCACCGGCCTGGGCGGCCGCCTGCGGCAGTGGACCGTCACCGACGGACCCAGCGGGCTGCGGGTGCTCTCTCCCGAGGACCGCAGCCACGCCGTACGGATCAGCACCGTCGATGATCTGCCCGGCCAGGACAGCTGCCCCGCAACCCATGTTGTCGCCCGGACCCTACCCCCCACCCCCGACCCCGCCGGAGGCCGGCCATGA